GTCCCGGCGACCCAGCGAAGAGACGGCGAGAGAAACTCGTCGCGCCACGTATAGGTGACCAGAGCTTCGGCACCGTCCTGCAGGCAGGCGGCCACGGCGGCGTTGTCGCGCGGCTGTTCGAGCTGAATTTCCGATACGCTGCTCAGGAAATCGGCAACGCCGAAAGGATGGGCGGGATGGAGTACTACTCTTACCTTTGACATCGAATCCTGTCTCGAATTTTGGGTGACGGGAGCCTACATCGTCTCCGGTGTCTTTGCTTTACTGGCGTGGCGCGGGTCAAGCACATCCCGAATTGCGTCGCCGAGAACGTTGAACGCGAGCATCAGGAGGACGAGCGCTGCCGCCGGACCGATGACCAGCCAGGGCGCCACGGTGATGAAATCTCGCGCCTTGGAGAGCATGTTGCCCCAGTCCGCCTGCGGCGGATTGACACCCAACCCCAGAAAGCTGAGCGACGCATAGGCGAGCTGGGCGGTGGACATGCTCAATGCGGCGAGCACAATGACAGGCGGAAGCACGTTCGGCAGCATGTGCCGCGCCAGGATGACCGGCGTGCTCACGCCCGCCAGCCGAGCCGCATCGAAATACTCGTGCTGCTTGACGCTCAATGCGGTGGCCCGCGCCATGCGCGCGAAGCGGGGCGAATAGACGATGGCGATGGCGAGCGACGCATTGAGCAGTCCGGGCCCGAGAACCGCCACCATGATGATCGCCAGCAAAAGCGTCGGAAAGGCGAAGAGCACGTCCTGGCTGCGATTGATCATGGAATCGACGAAGCCGCCGAAATAGCCCGCCACGATCCCCACCACGACGCCGATCGCCATTGCGATGGACACCGAAATGAAGGCGACGCCGATGGCGATCCGCGAGCCGTCGATCACGCGGCTCAGCGTATCGCGGCCGAGCACGTCGGTGCCGAACCAGTGCGAGGCCGAGGGAGGCGCCAGCAAGCTCTTGAAGTCGCCCACATTGGGATCGTGGGGCACGATCCACTGACCGAAGAGCGCGAAGATCGTGAA
The sequence above is drawn from the Pelagibius sp. CAU 1746 genome and encodes:
- a CDS encoding ABC transporter permease, which translates into the protein MSNPATIENGTAQAERSGLPQFRFLRALLRHKGGAFGLGVIVMFTIFALFGQWIVPHDPNVGDFKSLLAPPSASHWFGTDVLGRDTLSRVIDGSRIAIGVAFISVSIAMAIGVVVGIVAGYFGGFVDSMINRSQDVLFAFPTLLLAIIMVAVLGPGLLNASLAIAIVYSPRFARMARATALSVKQHEYFDAARLAGVSTPVILARHMLPNVLPPVIVLAALSMSTAQLAYASLSFLGLGVNPPQADWGNMLSKARDFITVAPWLVIGPAAALVLLMLAFNVLGDAIRDVLDPRHASKAKTPETM